A region of Sandaracinaceae bacterium DNA encodes the following proteins:
- a CDS encoding tetratricopeptide repeat protein, whose amino-acid sequence MRATMGYYWLYYLGIFGAYWLVDHPAVLVGLGVMILLRRWIPDPWVLLRTFGRIRALREQIAANPANVTARRDLARIYLERLRPGAALKLVDQARERDRDSAELLFLRGLALHETGKHEEALGPLVEAVQVDARVGFGEAFRVAGDALSQLGRHQEAIDAYDRYLEKNSSSIEGHVKVALAHHRAGEAQEAKDALREASRTWSAIPGYTKRKQIGWMARALLYRLWL is encoded by the coding sequence GTGCGAGCGACCATGGGCTACTACTGGCTCTACTATCTCGGCATCTTCGGCGCGTACTGGCTGGTCGATCACCCCGCGGTGCTGGTCGGCCTGGGCGTGATGATCCTGCTGCGACGGTGGATCCCCGATCCGTGGGTCCTGCTGCGAACCTTCGGTCGCATCCGCGCGCTGCGCGAGCAGATCGCCGCGAACCCCGCGAACGTCACCGCGCGCCGTGATCTGGCCCGCATCTATCTCGAGCGGCTTCGACCCGGCGCGGCCCTGAAGCTCGTCGACCAGGCGCGGGAGCGAGACCGCGACAGCGCGGAGCTGCTCTTCTTGCGCGGGCTCGCGCTGCACGAGACGGGCAAGCACGAGGAGGCGCTCGGGCCGCTCGTGGAGGCGGTTCAGGTGGACGCGCGGGTCGGCTTCGGCGAGGCCTTCAGGGTCGCGGGCGACGCGCTGAGTCAGCTCGGCCGCCACCAGGAGGCCATCGACGCGTACGACCGCTACCTCGAGAAGAACAGCTCCTCCATCGAAGGTCACGTGAAGGTCGCCCTCGCGCACCACCGGGCAGGGGAAGCGCAGGAAGCGAAAGATGCCTTGCGCGAAGCCAGCCGCACCTGGAGCGCGATCCCGGGTTACACCAAGCGCAAGCAGATCGGCTGGATGGCCCGGGCGCTCCTCTATCGCCTCTGGCTCTGA